In Parasteatoda tepidariorum isolate YZ-2023 chromosome 2, CAS_Ptep_4.0, whole genome shotgun sequence, one DNA window encodes the following:
- the LOC107446309 gene encoding histone PARylation factor 1: MSAVAKKRKMNSDLPLCKYGADCYRKSSDHRKKFHHPRTNKELQTSTSEDTTQKELEKNMKISSKAKKGESNDVLDGKIEAEQALPEVDKSEFKFVETVEEVLNNMPKDFSDFWKFCCTLNKAKPEEAFADLGLHLVGVYDILSRKLPKNKIVLLHCHWRYYYDPPEFQTVLTVDGNDLYHIGYFRDDPKELPSVLASNSAKLGPKLTVMGDNIFAAVNFEITEAIKKSKDKKMAAKFKGMQDKLKKFAAEEKYSLDIQSQKIKARNKKIVSKTFHGLGIVVPVVNDIGYRPLPDSDATIKNILRRIASAEDESKRLDEEEKLDELISNVQFANDECDYGMGLELGIDLFCFGDPYFHSHISHLLPLAYNLLKREKYAEIIKAHLQKRKKSGLFNELDT, from the exons ATGAGTGCTGTAGcaaagaagagaaaaatgaatTCTGATCTGCCTTTATGCAAATATGGAGCTGATTGTTATCGTAAAAGTTCTGATCATCGCAAAAAATTTCACCATCCTAGAACAAACAAAGAg CTGCAGACTTCAACATCAGAGGATACAACACAAAAAGAATTggagaaaaatatgaagatttcTAGCAAAGCTAAAAAGGGGGAAAGCAATGATGTTCTTGATGGAAAAATTGAAGCTGAACAAGCTTTGCCTGAAGTAGATAAATCAGagttcaaatttgttgaaactGTTGAAGAAGTTCTTAATAATATGCCAAAGGATTTTTCTGACTTTTGGAAATTTTGCTGTACTTTGAACAAAGCAAAACCGGAAg AGGCTTTTGCTGACCTGGGCCTTCATTTAGTTGGGGTGTATGACATTTTATCAAGGAAATTACCTAAGAACAAAATTGTACTGTTGCATTGTCATTGGCGATATTATTATGATCCTCCTGAGTTTCAGACAGTTTTAACAGTAGATGGAAATGATTTATATCATATAGGATATTTCag ggATGATCCTAAAGAATTGCCATCTGTTTTAGCATCCAACAGTGCAAAATTGGGACCTAAACTTACAGTTATGGGTGATAACATTTTTGCTGCAGTAAA ttTCGAAATAACAGAAGCTATCAAAAagtcaaaagataaaaaaatggcagcaaaatttaaaggaatgcaagacaagttgaaaaaatttgcagCTGAAGAAAAATACTCTCTAGATATACAATCACAGAAAATCAAAGCcaggaacaaaaaaattgtttcaaagacTTTTCATGGACTTGGAATTGTGGTACCTGTTGTTAATGATATTGGCTATAGACCATTGCCAGATTCTGATg caacaattaaaaatattcttcgaaGGATTGCTTCAGCCGAAGATGAGAGCAAGAGACTGgatgaggaagaaaaattgGATGAATTAATATCGAACGTGCAGTTTGCCAATGATGAATGTGATTATGGGATGGGACTTGAACTTggcattgatttattttgttttggtgATCCATATTTTCACTCtcatatttctcatttattaccTTTAGCATATAATCTCttgaagagagaaaaatatgcagaaattataaaagcgcacttacaaaaaaggaaaaagtcaGGTCTATTTAATGAACTTGACACATGA